In Schaalia sp. JY-X169, the following are encoded in one genomic region:
- a CDS encoding UDP-N-acetylmuramate dehydrogenase, producing the protein MDFSELTTLRVGGLAPPIVNADSESELAQVITEADSAGEDVLVLGSGSHLVVSDRGFSGLLVRYRRKDIAEVDSYVSCGGSTVKATAGTDWDTFVQFTLENDLAGLEALSGIPGTVGAAPVQNLGAFGQEVAQTLASVRALDRLTGRIRTLSRFDLHLGYRSSIIKRSRFSADAGGGQVWGPTGRWVVLEVAFQLRSASLSEPVRYRSLAESLGVDLGTRVPSWELREHVLKLRAESGMLVGAHDTDHDTWSAGSFFGNPILSSQDAAKLPEEAPRFPVRNQAMFVSGTVHKQAPLVEGKQKVPAAWLIRQSGFEPGYRVNTDSRAALSSKHVSAITNRGGATATEIMELAAAVHDGVAAKFGISLVPEPVLVGLEGLD; encoded by the coding sequence ATGGACTTCTCAGAACTAACCACCCTGCGGGTTGGGGGCTTGGCTCCCCCGATAGTCAACGCCGACTCGGAGTCAGAGTTGGCGCAAGTCATTACGGAAGCGGACTCTGCGGGCGAGGACGTCCTCGTCCTTGGAAGTGGCTCACACCTGGTTGTTTCAGACCGGGGCTTCTCAGGTCTACTGGTGAGGTACAGGCGCAAGGACATTGCAGAGGTCGACTCGTATGTTTCGTGCGGGGGTTCGACCGTCAAGGCAACCGCAGGCACAGACTGGGACACGTTCGTTCAGTTCACCCTAGAAAACGACCTGGCCGGCCTGGAAGCACTGTCCGGCATCCCCGGGACCGTCGGAGCCGCTCCCGTGCAGAACCTTGGGGCATTCGGGCAAGAAGTGGCACAAACACTGGCGTCGGTTCGAGCCCTAGACCGCCTGACCGGTCGCATCCGCACCCTGAGTCGTTTCGACCTGCACCTGGGTTATCGCAGCTCCATCATCAAACGCTCAAGGTTCTCCGCGGATGCTGGCGGAGGTCAGGTGTGGGGACCAACCGGGCGCTGGGTTGTGCTTGAAGTTGCCTTCCAACTGCGCAGCGCAAGCCTCTCAGAGCCGGTTCGCTACCGGAGTCTGGCGGAGTCTCTGGGGGTCGACCTCGGAACCCGAGTGCCCTCGTGGGAGTTGCGCGAACACGTGCTGAAGCTGCGTGCCGAGTCCGGAATGCTCGTGGGTGCTCACGACACCGACCACGACACCTGGTCGGCGGGATCCTTCTTCGGCAACCCAATACTCTCCAGCCAAGACGCGGCCAAGCTTCCCGAAGAGGCGCCGCGGTTTCCGGTGCGTAACCAGGCCATGTTCGTAAGTGGAACTGTCCACAAGCAGGCGCCTCTTGTTGAAGGAAAGCAGAAGGTGCCGGCTGCGTGGCTGATACGTCAGTCGGGGTTTGAGCCCGGGTACCGGGTCAACACCGACTCGCGTGCCGCACTGTCTTCGAAGCATGTCTCAGCAATTACAAACCGCGGGGGCGCAACCGCAACGGAGATCATGGAACTGGCCGCTGCGGTGCACGATGGGGTGGCGGCAAAGTTTGGGATTTCACTGGTGCCAGAACCGGTGTTGGTCGGTCTGGAAGGCCTCGACTAG
- a CDS encoding phosphoribosyltransferase, which produces MENEREVLEWDQFGEASRALAAQVWSSGFEPEIIVCVARGGLIPAGAIAYALDLKSLLVLNVEFYTGIGTTLPDPRLIDPVPAHHGLRDKRVLIVDDVADSGRTLQFVYDICGEYTDQIKVAVLYQKPTSVIDCDFVWKPTSEWIAFPWSSLPPVNGESNRDN; this is translated from the coding sequence ATGGAGAATGAGCGTGAAGTGCTTGAATGGGATCAGTTTGGTGAGGCGTCACGAGCTCTGGCGGCGCAGGTGTGGAGCTCGGGTTTCGAGCCGGAGATCATTGTCTGCGTTGCGCGCGGAGGTTTGATTCCGGCGGGTGCTATTGCGTACGCCCTCGACCTCAAATCTCTACTGGTGCTCAATGTTGAGTTCTACACGGGGATTGGGACCACACTGCCTGACCCGCGTCTGATCGACCCGGTGCCGGCGCATCATGGCTTGCGCGACAAGAGGGTGCTGATCGTTGACGACGTGGCGGATTCTGGCCGAACGCTGCAGTTCGTATATGACATTTGTGGCGAGTACACGGACCAGATCAAGGTTGCCGTTCTGTACCAGAAGCCCACTTCTGTGATCGACTGCGATTTCGTGTGGAAGCCGACCTCGGAGTGGATTGCGTTTCCCTGGTCGTCGTTGCCGCCGGTCAATGGGGAGTCGAACCGCGACAACTGA
- a CDS encoding NUDIX domain-containing protein translates to MRGDAKKAWPVEERTTLGSGAISTFVNEVVLTPAGTRMNRQFLTHPGAVAVVAWDEAADEILVLRQYRHPVGMELVEIPAGLLDIEGEDYCLAAQRELAEEAELQAGRWDVLVDIFSTPGACEESLRVFLARDLSRAPRPQGFVPEDEEAEMTSTFTSRAAIVEMILNGECESPSLVSGVLALETARLLGKLDDLRPSDAPWLARQ, encoded by the coding sequence ATGCGCGGAGACGCCAAGAAGGCCTGGCCCGTTGAAGAGCGGACGACCCTGGGAAGCGGAGCCATTTCCACGTTTGTGAACGAGGTCGTCCTCACCCCGGCGGGCACTAGGATGAACCGCCAGTTCCTCACCCACCCCGGCGCCGTTGCCGTGGTTGCCTGGGATGAGGCTGCGGATGAGATCCTTGTGCTACGTCAGTACCGCCACCCAGTCGGCATGGAACTCGTGGAGATCCCTGCCGGATTGCTTGACATCGAGGGCGAAGACTACTGTCTTGCTGCCCAACGCGAACTGGCTGAGGAGGCGGAGCTTCAGGCGGGACGCTGGGATGTGCTGGTCGACATCTTCTCAACACCGGGCGCCTGCGAAGAATCACTGCGGGTTTTCCTTGCCCGTGACCTCTCCCGCGCCCCGCGTCCGCAGGGTTTTGTTCCCGAGGACGAGGAGGCCGAAATGACCTCAACCTTCACGTCCCGAGCCGCGATCGTGGAGATGATCCTCAATGGGGAATGCGAAAGCCCCTCCCTTGTCTCGGGTGTTTTGGCTCTGGAGACGGCGCGGCTGTTAGGTAAGCTTGACGACCTGCGCCCGTCCGACGCGCCGTGGCTGGCGCGTCAGTAG
- a CDS encoding cation:proton antiporter translates to MALEILLIPLAALLAPILGALLRRWVSIPLIVFEILLGILIGPSVLGWVQGGNALDLMSNLGLALLFFMAGNEIDIANIRGRTGKRALAAWGISIAIALAAALIIGTTPAAIAIITIALVGTALGTITPILRDAGLNKGPIGTAISAAGAIGEFGPLVAITIFLGSNSPIVAFGYLAVFTGVATFAFFRASHRERPWLAQMVSTSLHTSGQFAVRVVMALLAALVTLALTLGVDFLLGAFCAGMLSKVLLRGVPSNEQELVEGKLEGLAYGFMIPIFFVTSGVMFPLSALLEDTRALIMVPVFALVILVVRGVPGFFTLDRGATVRDRATVSLFTATSLPLIIAVTNIGVQEGALSTELAAALVGAGMLTVLLYPLLALAVSDPQKVGR, encoded by the coding sequence ATGGCATTGGAGATCCTTCTCATCCCCTTAGCAGCGCTCCTCGCACCGATCTTGGGGGCACTGCTACGCCGCTGGGTCTCAATACCTTTAATTGTTTTTGAGATCCTCCTTGGCATTCTGATCGGGCCATCCGTGCTTGGATGGGTCCAGGGTGGAAACGCTCTAGATCTGATGTCCAACCTCGGCCTGGCATTGCTCTTCTTCATGGCGGGCAACGAAATCGACATTGCAAACATTCGCGGGCGAACCGGGAAACGTGCGCTCGCCGCCTGGGGAATCTCCATTGCCATTGCCCTGGCCGCCGCCCTCATCATTGGTACCACCCCCGCAGCAATCGCGATCATCACCATTGCCCTGGTTGGCACCGCTCTGGGGACAATCACCCCAATCCTCCGGGATGCTGGACTGAACAAAGGCCCCATCGGCACCGCAATCTCTGCCGCGGGAGCGATTGGCGAGTTTGGGCCCCTTGTGGCCATAACCATCTTCCTCGGCAGCAACAGCCCCATCGTTGCCTTTGGCTACCTTGCCGTGTTCACCGGTGTTGCCACCTTCGCGTTCTTTCGCGCCTCGCATCGCGAACGCCCCTGGTTAGCGCAGATGGTCAGCACCTCTCTGCACACATCCGGACAGTTCGCTGTCCGTGTCGTGATGGCGCTCTTGGCCGCGTTGGTAACACTCGCCCTGACACTGGGCGTCGACTTCCTGCTGGGCGCGTTCTGCGCCGGAATGCTGTCAAAAGTTCTCCTACGCGGAGTTCCAAGCAACGAACAAGAACTCGTCGAAGGTAAACTCGAAGGCCTCGCCTACGGCTTCATGATCCCCATTTTCTTTGTCACCTCCGGGGTGATGTTCCCCCTGTCCGCACTACTTGAAGACACCCGGGCCCTAATCATGGTGCCCGTGTTCGCCCTCGTCATCCTGGTCGTTCGCGGCGTTCCGGGCTTCTTCACTCTGGACCGTGGAGCAACGGTGCGCGATCGCGCCACCGTGTCGCTCTTTACCGCCACTTCACTGCCCCTGATCATCGCTGTCACCAACATTGGCGTCCAAGAAGGGGCGCTCTCCACGGAACTTGCGGCAGCCCTTGTGGGGGCCGGCATGCTGACTGTGCTCCTCTATCCGTTGCTCGCCCTCGCCGTGTCGGATCCCCAGAAAGTAGGCAGGTAG